From Candidatus Binatia bacterium, one genomic window encodes:
- a CDS encoding glycyl-radical enzyme activating protein, whose protein sequence is MSTEDGPGLRTTVFLKGCSLQCAWCHNPEAICFAPQVVWHRTRCVGTRVCDTVCREQALRRDGAGVRIDPERCNACGACVEQCPGGAFELLGKTWDLDALVAEVARDRSYYESSGGGVTVSGGEPGLHAAFVAAFLERCRAIGLRTAVDTAGLVALGALLDLARHTDLILYDLKEIDSERHACFTGQPNDKILANLRALADRMRTEATPPALWIRTPLIPGATLTDENIEGIGRFIATYLADVVSRWELCAFNPLATDKYERLQLEWTFAGAPPIGASELEHAAAVARRSGVDPKIVVATGMTRVADSAPAAGDAVRLEAAS, encoded by the coding sequence ATGTCGACGGAGGATGGGCCGGGACTGCGCACCACCGTCTTCCTCAAGGGTTGCAGCCTCCAATGCGCCTGGTGCCACAACCCGGAGGCCATCTGCTTCGCGCCGCAGGTGGTATGGCATCGGACGCGCTGCGTGGGCACGCGCGTGTGCGACACGGTATGTCGCGAGCAGGCGCTCCGGCGCGACGGAGCGGGCGTGCGCATCGACCCCGAGCGCTGCAATGCCTGTGGCGCTTGCGTCGAGCAGTGCCCCGGTGGCGCCTTCGAACTGCTGGGGAAAACCTGGGATCTCGATGCGCTGGTTGCCGAGGTGGCCCGGGATCGCAGCTACTACGAGTCGTCGGGCGGCGGCGTGACGGTGTCGGGCGGCGAGCCCGGACTGCACGCCGCCTTCGTGGCGGCCTTTCTCGAGCGCTGCCGTGCCATCGGACTGCGCACGGCGGTCGACACGGCCGGACTCGTGGCCCTCGGAGCGCTGCTCGATCTGGCGCGCCACACCGATTTGATCCTGTACGATCTCAAGGAAATCGACAGCGAACGCCACGCCTGCTTCACCGGACAGCCGAACGATAAGATCCTCGCCAACCTGCGGGCTCTGGCCGATCGGATGCGCACCGAGGCGACCCCGCCGGCCCTGTGGATCCGCACGCCGTTGATTCCCGGAGCGACGTTGACCGACGAGAACATCGAGGGCATCGGACGCTTCATCGCCACGTACCTCGCCGACGTGGTCAGCCGCTGGGAGCTGTGCGCGTTCAATCCGCTGGCGACCGACAAGTACGAGCGGCTACAGCTCGAGTGGACGTTTGCCGGCGCGCCGCCGATCGGCGCGAGCGAGCTGGAACACGCCGCGGCGGTAGCTCGACGCTCGGGAGTCGATCCGAAGATCGTCGTGGCCACCGGCATGACCCGCGTCGCCGACTCCGCGCCGGCCGCCGGCGACGCGGTGCGACTGGAGGCCGCGTCGTGA
- a CDS encoding type II toxin-antitoxin system Phd/YefM family antitoxin — protein sequence METVSATEFKAHCLQLMERVRKTRKPVLITKRGRPLAQLVPPPATEERPWQKLRGSVLHMGDVLSPVVVDEDIQALK from the coding sequence ATGGAAACGGTGAGCGCCACGGAGTTCAAGGCCCACTGCCTGCAACTAATGGAGCGTGTCCGTAAGACCCGTAAGCCGGTGCTGATCACCAAACGCGGGAGGCCTCTAGCGCAGCTCGTGCCTCCGCCGGCAACCGAAGAGCGGCCGTGGCAGAAGCTGCGCGGGAGCGTCCTTCACATGGGGGATGTGCTCTCGCCGGTTGTCGTAGACGAGGACATACAGGCGTTGAAATGA
- a CDS encoding type II toxin-antitoxin system VapC family toxin: MTAPPLLDTHAWLWWLDGTGDLSAAERQALDALAETGRPPFLSTISLWEMALLVELGRVRLQPGFDEWIEIAASPATVSLVDVSPAVAKRLLRLPRSFHRDPADRVIVATAQALNLPLLTRDRAIRRAGLVGLWKPR; this comes from the coding sequence ATGACCGCGCCGCCACTGCTCGACACGCACGCGTGGCTGTGGTGGCTCGACGGAACCGGAGACCTGAGCGCGGCGGAACGGCAGGCGCTCGACGCCCTGGCCGAAACTGGCCGCCCGCCGTTTCTCTCCACTATCAGCCTCTGGGAGATGGCCCTCCTTGTCGAACTCGGCCGCGTGCGGTTGCAGCCTGGTTTCGACGAGTGGATTGAGATTGCTGCTTCACCGGCAACCGTGTCCCTGGTCGACGTCTCTCCGGCCGTCGCCAAACGACTCTTGCGCCTACCGAGGAGTTTTCATCGCGACCCCGCCGATCGCGTCATCGTTGCCACGGCGCAAGCTCTCAATCTGCCTCTCCTCACGCGCGATCGAGCCATTCGCCGTGCCGGTCTCGTGGGCCTCTGGAAGCCACGTTGA
- a CDS encoding DUF2813 domain-containing protein, with protein sequence MAQRRDAMLLAHATIENFRGIRALDMDLDPVTALIGENNFGKTSILDALAICLGAGAEGTAFAFEPGDFHEPAEKGAAAGGAPIRIVLTFEAADDGDAIPDTSPLRKAVLAGPSRRTRLRLAVEATREDGGIRTVWSFADASGKPLAGATGPEPLLALRRRYPMLLLRSDAVGAPEAESDRAKRLDTDGGEGRRRRLEAEILRAYRTLRGTRTEPRPSDIARAVAAADRLYGPGVPWPVATAAQPPRLIEALVEAPGSMSPDTVRRDALRRAGSGTRSVAQLAVVGAMLAARGDRQFASDAHPIVALEDPEVHLHPVMLASLWELIARVPAQKIISTNSGELLASIPMHSVRRLERRPQRVHVHRLHADTFSLEELRRLGYHIRVNRASAMFARCWLLVEGETEFWLLPELARQCGYHFPAEGVRCLEFAQCGVEPLIKLAAGLGIPWHLLADGDLAGRGYAELARERLGGAPAEAHITQVRQRDIELCLWNSGYAEVYRRAARLVDKAGRPLPPGRNEKPAAVIARAIRAVSKPRLALDVAEAANAAGSPGVPPVLRGTIEAAVRLARSVGR encoded by the coding sequence GTGGCCCAACGCCGCGACGCCATGCTCCTCGCCCACGCCACGATCGAGAACTTCCGCGGCATCCGTGCCCTCGACATGGACCTCGATCCGGTCACCGCGCTCATCGGCGAGAACAACTTCGGCAAGACCAGCATTCTCGATGCACTGGCGATCTGCCTCGGCGCCGGCGCGGAGGGTACCGCGTTCGCCTTCGAACCGGGTGACTTCCACGAGCCGGCCGAGAAGGGCGCCGCGGCCGGCGGCGCGCCGATCCGCATCGTGCTCACCTTCGAGGCCGCCGACGACGGCGATGCGATTCCGGACACGTCGCCCCTGCGCAAGGCTGTCCTTGCCGGCCCGTCGCGTCGGACGCGCTTGCGTCTCGCGGTCGAGGCTACGAGGGAAGACGGGGGTATTCGTACGGTGTGGAGCTTCGCCGATGCCAGCGGGAAACCGCTGGCCGGCGCGACCGGGCCGGAACCGTTGCTCGCCCTGCGGCGACGCTACCCGATGCTGCTCCTCCGTTCCGACGCGGTGGGGGCTCCGGAAGCGGAGAGCGACCGGGCGAAGAGGCTCGATACGGACGGCGGCGAAGGTCGCCGCCGCCGGCTGGAGGCCGAGATACTGCGCGCCTATCGCACGCTGCGGGGGACGCGCACGGAGCCGCGGCCCAGCGATATCGCGCGGGCAGTAGCGGCCGCCGACCGGCTTTACGGTCCCGGGGTGCCCTGGCCGGTAGCGACCGCCGCGCAGCCGCCGCGGTTGATCGAGGCGCTTGTCGAGGCCCCGGGGAGCATGTCTCCGGACACGGTGCGGCGCGACGCGCTGCGCCGGGCCGGGTCGGGCACCCGCAGCGTGGCCCAGCTTGCGGTCGTCGGGGCGATGCTGGCGGCGCGCGGCGACCGCCAGTTCGCCAGTGACGCGCACCCGATCGTGGCTCTCGAGGATCCCGAGGTGCACCTGCACCCGGTGATGCTCGCGTCGCTCTGGGAACTGATCGCTCGCGTACCCGCGCAGAAGATCATCAGCACGAATTCCGGGGAGTTGCTCGCTTCGATTCCGATGCACTCGGTGCGGCGCCTGGAGCGGCGGCCGCAACGGGTTCACGTGCATCGACTGCACGCCGACACCTTTAGCCTGGAGGAGCTGCGGCGGCTCGGATACCACATCCGCGTCAACCGCGCGTCGGCGATGTTCGCCCGCTGCTGGCTGCTCGTCGAAGGCGAGACCGAGTTCTGGCTGCTGCCCGAGCTGGCGCGCCAGTGTGGTTACCACTTTCCCGCCGAGGGGGTTCGCTGTCTGGAATTCGCCCAGTGCGGCGTCGAACCGCTCATCAAGCTGGCGGCCGGGCTGGGCATTCCATGGCACCTGCTCGCCGACGGGGACCTGGCGGGCCGCGGTTACGCGGAGCTGGCGCGGGAGCGGCTCGGCGGCGCTCCGGCGGAGGCGCACATTACCCAGGTGCGCCAGCGCGATATCGAGCTGTGCCTGTGGAACAGCGGTTACGCCGAGGTCTACCGCCGCGCCGCCCGCCTGGTCGACAAGGCCGGCCGCCCGCTGCCCCCCGGGCGCAACGAGAAGCCGGCCGCCGTAATTGCCCGCGCCATTCGCGCGGTCTCGAAGCCGCGCCTGGCCCTGGACGTCGCCGAGGCCGCGAACGCCGCGGGTTCGCCCGGCGTCCCGCCGGTATTGCGCGGCACCATCGAGGCGGCGGTGCGGCTGGCCAGATCGGTGGGACGGTGA
- a CDS encoding DNA polymerase II, translating into MRGFILTPTYRVVRGVPEVRLYGVLESGEPCLVVDDRTRPYFFVPARDGSRLAGVAPLAHVEPSELLTLDGRPVVKVTVELPGDIPPLRRKLEDAGIACLEADVRFAYRYLIDRGIRGAFAVEGHGEVHGRIGRVFLNPALQPATWAPRLRVLSIDVETNATADEVRSIALHMADFERVILVHHDIFQHAEPVPSEKAAVRRFLEYLRVLDPDVITGWNVVDFDLAVLARAARRHGVTFAIGRTEDALDLRKDQSFGRESRAVVMGRQALDGLALMRGAFIKLDDYKLETAAQTFLGRGKLFAGDERFAAIDDAYLHAPQKLVDYNLQDARLVNEILDATGLIDLAVERSLLTGMQLDRVSAAIASVDSLYLHALRQRGAVAPSVNPHEAAAHIAGGYVMDSVPGLYRNVLVFDFKSLYPSIIRTFNLDPLTLVRGAAPPTAVRAPNGAAFRQDLPGVLPELLATLAAEREAAKRAGQTVKSNAIKILMNSFYGVLGAGASRLFSPEVANAVTHFGQDLIRRAAAEARARDHAVLYGDTDSLFVLSAEADPAAALVLGQRLCAEIGAAVAGHIERTYGCKSHLELEFEKLYTRFFLPELRGGKGGSKKRYAGLVAAGGDETIEFVGLEAVRRDWSAVSKRFQRGLLDRVFHDVAVDDYVREFVADLQAGRFDDELVYKKAIRKELAAYTRTTPPHVKAARKQGTLPGRIVAYVMTTNGPEPVGALTAVPDYAHYIDHQLAPVADAILRFLGTDFATVTRRKRQLELF; encoded by the coding sequence ATGCGCGGTTTCATTCTAACGCCGACTTACCGGGTCGTGCGGGGCGTTCCGGAGGTAAGGCTGTACGGTGTCCTCGAGTCCGGCGAGCCCTGCCTCGTCGTCGACGATCGCACCCGGCCGTATTTCTTTGTCCCTGCCCGCGACGGTAGTCGGCTCGCCGGTGTGGCGCCGCTGGCCCACGTCGAACCGAGCGAGCTGCTAACCCTTGACGGCCGGCCGGTGGTCAAGGTCACCGTCGAGTTGCCCGGCGACATCCCGCCGCTCAGGCGGAAACTGGAAGACGCGGGCATCGCGTGCCTCGAGGCGGATGTCCGGTTCGCCTATCGCTACCTGATCGACCGTGGCATCCGCGGGGCGTTTGCCGTCGAGGGGCACGGCGAGGTTCACGGTCGCATCGGGCGGGTCTTCCTCAATCCCGCGCTGCAGCCTGCGACCTGGGCGCCGCGGCTGCGCGTGCTGTCGATCGACGTGGAGACCAACGCCACGGCGGACGAGGTCCGGTCGATTGCGCTGCACATGGCCGATTTCGAGCGGGTCATCCTCGTGCATCACGATATCTTCCAGCATGCGGAGCCGGTGCCGTCGGAGAAGGCCGCCGTGCGCCGGTTTCTCGAGTACCTGCGCGTACTCGATCCCGACGTCATCACCGGGTGGAACGTCGTCGACTTCGATCTCGCGGTCCTCGCCCGTGCGGCCCGCCGCCACGGTGTGACCTTCGCCATCGGGCGGACCGAGGATGCGCTGGATTTGCGCAAGGACCAGTCGTTCGGCCGCGAGTCGCGCGCCGTGGTGATGGGCCGCCAGGCGCTCGACGGGCTGGCCTTGATGCGCGGTGCGTTCATCAAGCTCGACGATTACAAGCTCGAAACCGCGGCGCAGACCTTCCTCGGTCGCGGCAAACTGTTCGCCGGCGACGAGCGCTTCGCAGCCATCGACGACGCCTACCTGCACGCGCCGCAGAAGCTGGTCGATTACAACCTGCAGGACGCGCGTCTGGTCAACGAGATTCTCGACGCCACCGGCTTGATCGACCTCGCCGTCGAGCGCAGTCTGCTCACCGGCATGCAGCTCGATCGGGTGAGCGCGGCAATCGCTTCGGTCGACTCGCTCTACTTGCACGCGCTACGCCAGCGCGGCGCGGTGGCGCCCTCGGTAAACCCGCACGAGGCGGCGGCCCATATCGCCGGCGGCTACGTCATGGACTCGGTGCCGGGTCTGTACCGCAACGTGCTGGTGTTCGATTTCAAGAGCCTGTATCCGAGCATCATCCGCACCTTCAACCTCGACCCTCTGACTCTCGTGCGCGGGGCCGCGCCTCCGACCGCCGTCCGGGCGCCCAACGGCGCCGCGTTCCGGCAGGACCTCCCCGGCGTCCTGCCCGAACTGCTGGCGACGCTCGCCGCCGAACGCGAAGCGGCCAAGCGCGCCGGCCAGACAGTAAAGTCGAATGCCATCAAGATCCTGATGAATTCCTTTTACGGCGTTCTCGGCGCGGGCGCCTCGCGGCTTTTTTCGCCCGAGGTTGCCAACGCGGTGACCCACTTCGGTCAGGATCTGATTCGCCGTGCCGCCGCCGAGGCGCGCGCCAGGGATCACGCCGTGCTCTACGGCGATACAGACTCGCTGTTCGTTCTCTCCGCCGAGGCGGACCCGGCGGCGGCGCTCGTTCTGGGGCAGAGGCTATGCGCGGAGATTGGCGCGGCGGTTGCCGGACACATCGAAAGAACTTACGGCTGCAAGAGTCATCTCGAGCTCGAGTTCGAGAAGCTCTACACGCGCTTCTTTCTGCCCGAACTCCGCGGGGGCAAGGGGGGTAGCAAGAAGCGGTACGCAGGTCTGGTCGCGGCCGGCGGCGACGAGACCATCGAGTTCGTCGGTCTGGAAGCGGTGCGTCGCGACTGGAGCGCGGTCAGCAAGCGTTTCCAGCGCGGTCTTCTCGACCGGGTCTTCCACGACGTTGCCGTGGACGACTACGTTCGCGAATTCGTCGCCGATCTGCAGGCGGGTCGGTTCGACGACGAACTGGTCTACAAGAAGGCGATCCGCAAGGAGCTCGCGGCATACACCCGAACCACCCCGCCGCACGTCAAGGCGGCGCGCAAACAGGGAACCTTGCCCGGCCGTATCGTCGCGTACGTGATGACGACGAACGGACCGGAACCGGTAGGAGCGCTGACCGCCGTGCCCGACTATGCGCACTACATCGATCATCAGCTCGCCCCGGTAGCCGACGCGATTCTGCGTTTTCTCGGCACCGACTTCGCCACGGTGACGCGAAGGAAGAGGCAGTTGGAGTTGTTTTGA
- a CDS encoding aminotransferase class I/II-fold pyridoxal phosphate-dependent enzyme: MKRRGSLALFGGPPGAAVDDLELSPIKAVELQASRLADVVSLAQGIPSFDTPEPIKRYAADKIAEGACAKYSLTPGLPQLRELIGEALRHDGMQYDPDGEIVVTCGAIEAVTATLLAFVEPGDEVILASPTYASYIPAIQLAGGRPRFVALDEDANFDLDPDAIADTITRNTRAILLCNPNNPTGTIYSTAATERMMALAARHGLLVITDEVYKDFIYTNEPPGCPAKLPAHRDRVVRICSFSKAYGMTGWRVGFLHTARPLADAILKVHDTLVTCAPVVSQYAAIAALELGEPFIAQFREEFRRRRARIIERLDALPRVFDYQKPNASYFAFPRVKDTVTMARDSRALAADILERVRVAVVPGVAFGPSGEAHLRFCYAREIDDIDRAFDRLTDYFAGRVPRAYAAVPPPPPPAPAAPHPLRQVAVETLHGLARLSIARGKPRIVAIAGGRGRTVLKRLLTELLAVPLRVRSNPLSYNTEVGVALGVLDITPDTRSALSLATGLARAVWHALFPSPVDVLVVELGVRQPGDMRRLLRIVQPDVAVITPLSPSYSDDQDGLTVLRNEMATLVEATRQRGGSVVLCGDDPALQAMDPSGAAHRFSTAALRERGGERWLAVEGQDYRLGREIVGDSSLYALTASAMVARLLGIAPDVVQRFLEREASALR, encoded by the coding sequence GTGAAGCGCCGCGGCAGCCTCGCCCTGTTCGGCGGTCCACCCGGCGCCGCGGTCGATGACCTCGAGCTGTCGCCCATCAAGGCCGTCGAGCTGCAGGCGAGCCGACTCGCCGACGTCGTATCGCTCGCGCAGGGCATTCCGAGCTTCGACACCCCGGAGCCCATAAAACGCTACGCGGCCGACAAGATCGCCGAGGGCGCCTGCGCGAAGTACTCGCTGACGCCGGGATTGCCGCAACTGCGCGAACTGATCGGCGAGGCCCTGCGCCACGACGGCATGCAGTACGATCCCGATGGCGAGATCGTGGTCACGTGCGGCGCCATCGAGGCGGTAACCGCAACCCTGCTGGCATTTGTGGAGCCGGGCGACGAGGTCATCCTCGCGTCGCCGACCTATGCGTCGTACATCCCGGCCATTCAACTGGCCGGCGGCCGGCCCCGCTTCGTGGCGCTGGACGAGGACGCCAACTTCGACCTCGACCCCGATGCCATCGCCGATACGATCACCCGCAACACCCGCGCGATCCTCCTCTGTAATCCCAACAACCCGACCGGAACGATCTACTCCACGGCCGCGACCGAGCGCATGATGGCTCTGGCCGCCCGCCACGGCCTGCTGGTCATTACCGACGAGGTGTACAAGGATTTCATTTACACCAACGAGCCGCCGGGGTGTCCGGCGAAGCTGCCCGCGCATCGCGACCGGGTGGTCCGCATCTGCTCGTTCTCCAAGGCGTACGGCATGACCGGCTGGCGGGTGGGTTTCCTGCACACGGCGCGCCCGCTGGCCGACGCGATTCTAAAGGTGCACGACACGCTGGTAACCTGTGCCCCGGTCGTATCGCAATACGCGGCCATTGCCGCCCTCGAACTCGGCGAGCCGTTCATCGCGCAGTTCCGCGAGGAGTTCCGCCGGCGCCGCGCTCGCATCATAGAACGGCTCGATGCCCTGCCGAGGGTGTTCGACTACCAGAAGCCGAACGCGTCTTACTTCGCGTTTCCGAGGGTGAAGGACACCGTAACCATGGCGCGCGACTCCAGAGCGCTGGCCGCCGACATTCTCGAGCGCGTCCGGGTTGCGGTCGTGCCCGGTGTGGCTTTCGGCCCCAGCGGCGAGGCCCATCTCCGTTTCTGTTATGCGCGCGAGATCGACGACATCGACCGTGCTTTCGACCGGCTGACCGACTACTTCGCCGGCCGCGTACCGCGCGCGTACGCAGCCGTCCCGCCGCCACCGCCTCCCGCTCCGGCCGCACCGCACCCGCTGCGTCAGGTCGCCGTCGAGACCCTGCACGGACTGGCGCGGCTATCGATTGCCCGGGGCAAGCCGCGGATCGTCGCCATCGCCGGCGGGAGGGGGCGCACCGTGCTCAAACGCCTGCTCACGGAGCTGCTCGCCGTCCCGTTGCGGGTGCGCAGCAACCCCCTCTCGTACAACACCGAGGTCGGCGTTGCCTTGGGCGTCCTCGACATAACCCCCGACACGCGCAGCGCGTTGTCCTTAGCGACCGGGCTCGCCCGCGCCGTGTGGCACGCTCTGTTCCCGTCGCCGGTCGACGTTCTGGTGGTCGAGCTGGGGGTTCGGCAACCAGGCGACATGCGGCGCCTGCTGCGCATCGTCCAGCCCGACGTCGCCGTGATCACCCCGCTGTCGCCGAGTTACTCCGATGACCAGGACGGCTTGACGGTCCTGCGCAACGAGATGGCAACGCTCGTCGAGGCGACCCGGCAGAGAGGTGGAAGCGTCGTATTGTGCGGCGACGATCCGGCGCTTCAGGCCATGGACCCGTCGGGCGCGGCGCATCGCTTCTCGACCGCGGCTCTCCGCGAGCGCGGCGGGGAGCGCTGGCTTGCGGTCGAGGGACAGGACTACCGACTGGGGCGCGAGATCGTCGGCGACAGCAGCCTCTACGCCCTCACCGCCAGCGCCATGGTGGCACGCCTGCTCGGCATCGCCCCGGACGTCGTGCAGCGCTTCCTGGAGCGCGAAGCGTCCGCGCTGCGGTGA
- a CDS encoding histidine phosphatase family protein: METALRRLVLVRHGETVGESSTRYHGVTDVALNEVGVAQMNRVRGALAEESFDLAITSALQRTIAAAAIVAPAVPARALPGFNEIDFGDWEGLTRDEIARRDPERYAAWQAAGAAFTYPNGDAVAAFRGRVAATWRRIVPQLPVRVIVIAHKGVIGTILGELLHLAPAERATLTIDLASIHILGTANGRGWVADVLNDVRHLGEPL, from the coding sequence ATGGAGACCGCCCTGCGCCGCCTCGTACTCGTCCGCCACGGCGAAACCGTCGGCGAGTCCAGTACCCGGTATCACGGCGTTACCGACGTGGCCTTGAACGAAGTCGGCGTCGCCCAGATGAATCGGGTGCGCGGGGCTCTTGCGGAAGAGAGCTTCGACCTGGCGATTACCAGCGCTCTGCAGCGTACGATAGCGGCGGCGGCCATCGTCGCACCGGCAGTACCGGCGCGAGCGTTGCCCGGTTTCAACGAGATCGATTTCGGCGACTGGGAAGGCCTGACCCGCGACGAGATCGCCCGCCGCGACCCCGAGCGCTACGCGGCATGGCAGGCCGCGGGTGCGGCGTTTACTTATCCGAACGGCGACGCCGTGGCGGCATTCCGCGGGCGCGTTGCCGCGACGTGGCGCCGGATCGTCCCGCAACTGCCGGTCCGCGTAATCGTGATCGCGCACAAGGGTGTCATCGGAACGATTCTCGGCGAGCTGCTGCATCTCGCTCCGGCCGAGCGCGCGACCCTGACGATCGACCTTGCATCGATTCACATTCTCGGCACGGCTAACGGGAGAGGCTGGGTCGCCGACGTCTTGAACGACGTCCGGCACCTGGGCGAACCGTTGTGA
- a CDS encoding sigma-54 dependent transcriptional regulator, producing MSIASGAGSPPGVRSQPHARGSILVVDDEGVHLNGLLENLRDEGYEVTGAMNGEEAIVLLDKQPFELIITDIRMPGIDGLDVLRHAREVAPHVPVILMTAHATVETAVEALRRGARDYVLKPFHVTEMLSKIEQHLHTQQIAWENEELRHQVECQWDFDSLVGRSTAMREVMNLVRRVGPTPSTVLITGESGVGKEVVARAVHHFSDYRDRIFLPVNCGAIPENLLESQLFGHVRGAFTGAVSNQEGLFQRAKGGTIFLDEIADMPFNLQVKLLRAIEGKEIQPLGAGQPLRIEVRIIASTNRDLGQAVEQGRFRDDLFYRLNVVNIEIPPLRERREDIPALVEHFIAMHNRELKKAFKSTDSATLKLLMSLPWKGNVRELDNIVEHAMILGEGEWITLKDLPRALQQDAGVPAAPASDNLRDALRAYEKAHIQAVLARVDQDKKAAAKRLGVSLSSLYRKLEEFEIGPSHHALPA from the coding sequence ATGAGCATCGCATCCGGCGCCGGCTCCCCGCCGGGTGTCCGCAGCCAGCCGCATGCGCGCGGCAGCATACTCGTCGTCGATGACGAGGGCGTGCATCTCAACGGCCTCCTCGAGAACCTCCGTGACGAGGGATACGAGGTCACCGGCGCCATGAACGGCGAGGAGGCCATCGTTCTGCTCGACAAGCAGCCGTTCGAGCTGATCATCACGGACATTCGCATGCCCGGTATCGACGGCCTCGACGTGCTGAGACATGCGCGCGAGGTGGCGCCGCACGTACCGGTCATCCTCATGACCGCCCACGCCACGGTCGAAACGGCGGTCGAAGCCCTGCGCCGTGGCGCCAGGGACTACGTCCTCAAGCCGTTCCACGTTACCGAGATGCTCTCGAAGATCGAGCAGCATCTGCACACCCAGCAAATCGCCTGGGAGAACGAGGAGCTGCGTCACCAGGTCGAGTGCCAGTGGGACTTCGACAGCCTCGTCGGACGTTCGACGGCGATGCGCGAGGTCATGAACCTGGTACGCCGCGTCGGTCCGACCCCGAGCACCGTGCTGATCACCGGCGAGAGCGGCGTCGGCAAGGAAGTCGTCGCGCGCGCGGTGCATCACTTCAGCGATTATCGCGATCGCATCTTCCTGCCCGTCAACTGCGGCGCGATCCCCGAAAACCTCCTCGAAAGTCAGTTGTTCGGCCACGTCCGCGGCGCGTTTACCGGGGCGGTCAGCAATCAGGAGGGTCTCTTCCAGCGCGCCAAGGGCGGCACGATCTTCCTCGACGAGATTGCCGATATGCCCTTCAATCTCCAGGTCAAACTGCTGCGAGCCATCGAGGGCAAGGAGATCCAACCCCTGGGCGCCGGCCAGCCGCTGCGAATCGAAGTCCGGATTATCGCGTCAACTAATCGGGACCTCGGGCAGGCAGTCGAGCAGGGCCGGTTCCGCGACGACCTCTTCTACAGGCTCAATGTCGTTAACATCGAAATCCCGCCCCTGCGCGAGCGGCGCGAGGATATTCCGGCCCTCGTCGAGCACTTCATCGCGATGCACAATCGCGAACTGAAGAAGGCCTTCAAGAGTACCGACAGTGCGACGCTCAAGCTGCTGATGTCGCTGCCCTGGAAGGGCAATGTCCGCGAACTCGACAACATCGTCGAGCACGCCATGATCCTCGGCGAGGGCGAGTGGATCACGCTCAAGGATCTCCCGCGCGCCCTGCAACAGGATGCCGGCGTGCCCGCCGCCCCGGCCAGCGATAACCTGCGCGACGCGTTGCGGGCCTACGAAAAGGCGCATATCCAGGCGGTGCTCGCCAGAGTCGACCAGGACAAGAAGGCCGCCGCCAAACGCCTTGGCGTGTCTCTGTCGTCGCTCTACCGCAAGCTCGAGGAGTTCGAGATCGGCCCCAGCCACCACGCCCTACCCGCCTGA
- a CDS encoding CBS domain-containing protein, whose protein sequence is MLVSDLMQREVATLEAADSLDLADDVMRLGRIRHMPVVSGERLVGILSQRDLFRAAVSSSLKMHRSAEREWLAKIPVRDVMTGTVVTVGPGATLAEAVRLMLDRRIGCLPVVDQGRLIGLLSESDCLRHLARLLDISEAKNRLPELPEEST, encoded by the coding sequence ATGCTTGTGTCCGATTTAATGCAGCGCGAGGTTGCGACCCTCGAAGCGGCCGACAGCCTCGATCTGGCTGACGACGTGATGCGGCTCGGCCGCATCCGGCACATGCCGGTGGTATCCGGAGAACGCCTGGTTGGCATCCTCTCGCAGCGGGATCTGTTCCGCGCCGCGGTTTCTTCGTCTCTTAAGATGCACCGCAGCGCCGAACGCGAGTGGCTGGCGAAGATTCCGGTCCGCGATGTCATGACCGGCACCGTGGTCACGGTCGGCCCCGGCGCCACTCTCGCGGAAGCCGTCCGACTGATGCTCGACCGGCGTATCGGCTGCCTTCCGGTGGTCGATCAGGGACGCCTGATCGGCCTTCTGAGCGAAAGCGATTGCCTGCGCCACCTGGCCAGGCTCCTCGACATTTCGGAGGCCAAGAACCGCCTCCCCGAGTTACCGGAGGAGTCGACGTGA
- a CDS encoding YajQ family cyclic di-GMP-binding protein: protein MPSFDIVSQVDRQEIDNAVNQARKEVGQRYDFRGSKTEIAVEEDTLRVVSDDDYKVKAVVDVLQSKLVRRGVSLKALEYGKIEPAAGGLARQVITVRQGIDADHARELTKLIRDSKMKVQAQVQGDQVRVIGKKRDDLQAAIQLLKAQDLDLPLQFVNFRE from the coding sequence ATGCCTTCTTTCGATATTGTCTCGCAGGTGGATCGCCAGGAGATCGACAACGCCGTCAATCAGGCCCGCAAAGAAGTGGGACAGCGTTATGACTTCAGAGGGTCGAAGACCGAAATCGCTGTCGAGGAAGATACCCTCCGCGTCGTGTCGGATGACGACTACAAGGTGAAGGCCGTAGTCGACGTTCTGCAATCCAAGCTGGTGCGGCGCGGGGTTTCGTTGAAAGCCCTGGAGTACGGCAAGATCGAACCGGCTGCCGGCGGCCTCGCACGCCAGGTCATCACCGTGCGCCAGGGGATCGACGCCGACCACGCGCGCGAGCTCACCAAACTGATCCGCGACAGCAAGATGAAAGTGCAGGCTCAGGTGCAAGGCGATCAGGTGCGAGTGATCGGCAAGAAACGCGACGACCTGCAGGCAGCAATACAACTGCTGAAAGCGCAGGACCTCGACCTGCCCCTGCAGTTCGTCAATTTCCGCGAATAA